The DNA window TCGACTTTTACATTGCTGAAATCAGCTACACTTTGTTCAACCAATTTTACTCTTTCGGCTAAACTAAACATCGGTTTTTTAGATGGGTTTTCTGCAACTGCAACTAGTACTTGTGGAAAAAGAGCTGAGGCTCGCTGGATAATATCCAGATGACCATAAGTAATAGGATCAAATGTACCGGGATAAATGACTGTTTTAACAGAAGATTGTAAGGTCATATTGTTGTCTCTTTTACTGGTAAGTAAGTTGCAATTAAGTTTAATGTACGTTGAACTGCACCTCGTTGCTGAGTTAGCAGCGAAAAATTTGCTTGCCCTAAACGTTGTCGTTGTGCCTTGGAAGTAAGAAGTAGAGTAACAGCCGTTATTAATTCTGTCGTTGCTTGTTTTGCTTGAGTAGTATCAGACTTAATGCGGATTACTCCTTCCATTTGATCTAAAGCGGTAAAAATCTCAGGAAAATTAAACGTATGCGAACCGCTAATAATCGGTAATTGCCAGATTGCCGCTTCTAAAGGATTATGCCCTCCACGAGGTACTAAGCTACCACCGATAAAAGCAAAATCTGCCATACCATAAAATAAAGGGACTTCTCCCATCGTATCGACTAATACCACTTGGGTTTTAGTCTGAGGCGGTTGTTGACTTGAACGAGTAACATAGTGAAGTGAAGTAGCCTTAATTAATTGCTCTACTTCAGCAAAGCGTTCAGAATGGCGAGGGATAATAATTAATAATAGATCAGGAAAATTAACCAATATCTGCTGAAAAGCTTTTAGAATTAATTGCTCTTCACCTGAATGAGTACTGGCAACAACCCAACACGGACGAAAGCCTGTTTGATTTGATAGCCACTGTTGTTTTAATCTTTGGCTAGCAGTAATTAACGTAGGATCAAGGTATAGATCGTATTTAAGATTACCACTACAGCTTAACTGTTTTGGTGGATAACCTAGACTTAAAAAACGTTCTGCACTAATTTGATCTTGTGCCGAAATGTGCGTTATTCCTTGCCATAATGACAACATAAATGAACGAATTTTGGCATAACGGGTGGTAGAACGAGCGGATAAACGTGCATTGATCAAAAGGGTTGGAATTTGACGCTGTTGTAATGCGGTAATTAAATTTGCCCATAATTCAGTTTCAATGATTAAAAAAAGTTGCGGTTGTAACTGATCTAAAAAACGTCGTACCGCCCCTAATAAGTCAAAGGGTAAATAGCAATGATTGACTTGATCTCCGAAGATTGTCTTTACTCGATCTGAACCTGTTGGTGTGAAGGTGGTGATAGTTAAAGGTAAGGTTGGGTATTGTTGTCGTAATGCTTTAATTAAAGGTGCCGCCGCCATCACTTCACCAACTGAAGCAGCGTGCAAAATAAGTCCATTTTTAGCGGCAGCAGGGATATTTTGATAAAAGCCATAGCGTTCTGTTAATCGAGAACGATACTTTTGCTCTTTTAAGCTACGATAAGCAAAAAACAGCAAAATTAAAGGTTGGGCTAGATAGAGTAAAAGGGTATAAATACAACGCAACATTATTAATCTATTTGTTCTCTTGTAGTTGTTCAATGCCGTTTTGACAACGAATAATTTTTTGTTCAATGGCGGCTTTTAAGCGTTGATCATTGTCTGGTAAAGCATCACGTTGAGCTTCGTGATGATAGAGATGGTAAGCGATCGCTGCAAAGCGAATATCACGTCGTTTAACTCCAGCATTAAATAGACGGGCAACAAATTCGCTGTCTTCTCGCCCCCAGCCAACAAAATCATTGTTGAAGCCATTGATAGCTAAGGCATCTTGTCGGAAAAATCCCATATTACAACCACGAATACCTTTATAGTAATCAGATTTTTCTTGATGCAATAACATATTTAACCAAGGTAAATGACAAGCCGATAAACGTTTTTCAAACCGTTTTTCAATCCCTTTTTGATACCATTTGATTTGTTGATAGTTAAGTGGATTTTGTAGAATCTCGGCTGTTTTTTCAGCAGGGAGAACGACTCGCCCACCTTGAATAAAGACATTTTTTTTAGCTGCACGTTTATGATCTGCAATAAATTGAGGGTGCATCACCATATCACCATCAATAACAACGATATAATCAGCAGTAGCTTGTGCTAATGCACGATTACGAGATTCAGCTAATTTAAAGCCATCATCTGTTTGCCAACTATGAATGAGAGGAACGGGAAAATTGGCTTGAAATTGTTGAATTACCGCAGCCGTTTCTTGGGTTGAGCCATCATCAGCGATGATTACTTGTTGTGGCAATTCAGTTTGAACGAGAACAGATTGTAAAACAGCACTTAAGGCATCTGGACGATTGTAAGTTGTAATAATCAAAGAAACGGTTAAACGATCGTTTGCTTCGGCAAGTTTTACATATTTATAGTATGATCCCATTGCATTTGCACAAGAAATGACAAATCCATCACGCCCATCAAGGATTCCTTTTTTCAGAAAATAGTGCTTAATAAAAGAAGATAACCCGTGGCTAATAGCACTTAAAATAGAGGTCTTTTTCTGAAATTTATGCTGTTCAGCAAAGAGGGTAGTATATTGCTGCATTTTTTGAATCAGACTTTCTGCACCATCGAATGAATAATGTAAAAAAGCGTTATTTAAACGAATTGTTGTAACATTGTCTGGTAATAGTAATGATTCATGGACTTGTTTAAGGTTGAAACGCACAACAGTTCGGTTATAAAGTCGATGAACATAGTCAGGATACCAGCCACAAGTTTTGATTATCTTACCTCGATAATGATTTAAACGTAATAATGCAAAAACTCTATTGGTCTGAGTTAAATCAAGCTGTTTTAATTCCTCAATTAATGCGGAAGGCAATACTTCATCGCTATCAATATTTAGAATCCAATCGTGTTTTGCATACTCAGCAGCAAGATTTTTTAATGGCCCAAATCCAATAAATGGAGAATGTTTAATTACAACATTGTCAAACTGACGTGCAATCTCAAGGGTATGATCAGTTGAACCATTATCTAAGAGTAAAATTTCATCAAAATCATTTAGGGCATTGAGTACCTGTTCAAGATATTTAGCTGAATTTTTTACTAACATAGTAACACTAATGGGTAATTTAGTATTCATTGATTATCCTTGCGATTGAAGAGAATGACAAATATGAAAAACCCCAGAATCAAAGATTATGGGGTTGTATAAGTGAGTTTTATTTAACTCGGGAAACGTATTCACCAGAACGTGTATCAACTTTGATAACTTCACCGATTTGGACGAATAAAGGAACACGAACTACCGCACCAGTGCTAAGTGTTGCTGGTTTACCACCTGTACCAGCGGTATCACCTTTAAGACCGGGATCGGTATCAACAACTTCTAATTCAACAAAGTTAGGTGGGGTAACACTAATAGGTGTGCCATTCCATAAAGTAACAATACAATCCGCTTGATCTAGTAACCATTTATCACTATCACCAACTGCTTTCGCATCAGCTGCTAATTGTTCAAAGGTTTCATTGTTCATGAAATGCCAGAATTCTTCATCTTTATATAAGAAAGTTAGATTTGTATCCATTACATCAGCAGCTTCAACCGTTGAACCAGATTTGAAGGTAACATCTAATACTTTGCCTGAAATCAGTTTACGAATACGAGTCCGTGTAAAAGCTTGACCTTTTCCCGGTTTAACAAATTCATTTTCAATGATGACACAAGGTTCACCATCTTGCATAAATTTAAGACCTGGTTTGAAATCACTGGTAGAATATGACGCCATAAAAAACCTCAATTATTAAAAAAAGCGTTTTTGATTAAAACGCAAATATTTTGTTATAACAAAGTGCTTATGATAACCCAAAAAACTATAATTAGAGAAGAAAAAAACTGGTTAGATTATTTATCTTCCGCAATTTCAGATCCGAATGAGTTACTCCAACGATTGGAATTGCCTTTAGATAGCTTCAAAAACGACTGTGCAGCACGTCGATTATTTCCGTTGCGTGTACCTTTGCCTTTTCTTGATAAAATGGAAAAAGGTAATCCGAATGATCCTTTATTCTTGCAAGTGATGACCTCGGCAAATGAATTTTTGCAAGTAGAAGGCTTTAGTCGAGATCCGTTAGAAGAACAAGATAGTGTGAATAAAGTCCCTACCATCTTACATAAATACCATAATCGGTTGCTCTTGATGGTCAAAGGAGGTTGTGCAGTTAATTGTCGTTACTGTTTTCGCCGTTATTTTCCTTATTCAGATAATCAAGGCTCTAAAATTAACTGGCAAAAAGGATTGGACTATATCGCACAACATTCAGAAATAGAGGAGGTTATCTTCTCAGGTGGTGATCCT is part of the Mergibacter septicus genome and encodes:
- the waaA gene encoding lipid IV(A) 3-deoxy-D-manno-octulosonic acid transferase — protein: MLRCIYTLLLYLAQPLILLFFAYRSLKEQKYRSRLTERYGFYQNIPAAAKNGLILHAASVGEVMAAAPLIKALRQQYPTLPLTITTFTPTGSDRVKTIFGDQVNHCYLPFDLLGAVRRFLDQLQPQLFLIIETELWANLITALQQRQIPTLLINARLSARSTTRYAKIRSFMLSLWQGITHISAQDQISAERFLSLGYPPKQLSCSGNLKYDLYLDPTLITASQRLKQQWLSNQTGFRPCWVVASTHSGEEQLILKAFQQILVNFPDLLLIIIPRHSERFAEVEQLIKATSLHYVTRSSQQPPQTKTQVVLVDTMGEVPLFYGMADFAFIGGSLVPRGGHNPLEAAIWQLPIISGSHTFNFPEIFTALDQMEGVIRIKSDTTQAKQATTELITAVTLLLTSKAQRQRLGQANFSLLTQQRGAVQRTLNLIATYLPVKETTI
- a CDS encoding glycosyltransferase family 2 protein — translated: MNTKLPISVTMLVKNSAKYLEQVLNALNDFDEILLLDNGSTDHTLEIARQFDNVVIKHSPFIGFGPLKNLAAEYAKHDWILNIDSDEVLPSALIEELKQLDLTQTNRVFALLRLNHYRGKIIKTCGWYPDYVHRLYNRTVVRFNLKQVHESLLLPDNVTTIRLNNAFLHYSFDGAESLIQKMQQYTTLFAEQHKFQKKTSILSAISHGLSSFIKHYFLKKGILDGRDGFVISCANAMGSYYKYVKLAEANDRLTVSLIITTYNRPDALSAVLQSVLVQTELPQQVIIADDGSTQETAAVIQQFQANFPVPLIHSWQTDDGFKLAESRNRALAQATADYIVVIDGDMVMHPQFIADHKRAAKKNVFIQGGRVVLPAEKTAEILQNPLNYQQIKWYQKGIEKRFEKRLSACHLPWLNMLLHQEKSDYYKGIRGCNMGFFRQDALAINGFNNDFVGWGREDSEFVARLFNAGVKRRDIRFAAIAYHLYHHEAQRDALPDNDQRLKAAIEQKIIRCQNGIEQLQENK
- the efp gene encoding elongation factor P is translated as MASYSTSDFKPGLKFMQDGEPCVIIENEFVKPGKGQAFTRTRIRKLISGKVLDVTFKSGSTVEAADVMDTNLTFLYKDEEFWHFMNNETFEQLAADAKAVGDSDKWLLDQADCIVTLWNGTPISVTPPNFVELEVVDTDPGLKGDTAGTGGKPATLSTGAVVRVPLFVQIGEVIKVDTRSGEYVSRVK